The following is a genomic window from Actinomadura rubteroloni.
GCACCCCCGACACCCCGCACCGGGGCCGCTGGTGGGACGTCATCGCCAAGTACAAGGTGACGCTGTTCTATACGGCGCCGACTGCCATCCGCACGTTCATGAAGTGGGGCGACGACATCCCGGCGGGGTACGACCTGTCGTCGCTGCGGGTCCTCGGCTCCGTGGGCGAGCCGATCAACCCGGAGGCGTACGTCTGGTACCGCGAGCACATCGGCGCGAACCGTACGCCGGTGGTGGACACGTGGTGGCAGACCGAGACGGGCGCGATCATGATCAGCCCGCTGCCCGGAGTGACGGAGGGCAAGCCGGGGGCGGCGATGCGTCCGCTGCCGGGCATCGTCGCCGACGTCGTGGACGACCGCGGCGAGTCGGTACCGAACGGCGGCGGTGGGTTCCTCGTGCTCAAGGAGCCGTGGCCGTCGATGCTGCGCACTATTTGGGGCGACGACGAGCGGTACATCAAGACGTACTGGTCCCGGTTCGACGGCATGTACTTCGCCGGGGACGGGGCCAAGAAGGACGAGGACGGCGACCTGTGGCTCCTCGGCCGCGTGGACGACGTCATGCTCGTATCCGGGCACAACATTTCGACCACCGAGGTGGAGTCCGCGCTGGTGTCGCACCCGAAGGTGGCCGAGGCGGCCGTCGTCGGCTCCACCGACCCGGTGACGGGGCAGGCGATCGTCGCGTTCGTCATCCCGCGCGGCGCGGCGGGCGAGGAGGTCGAGGGCGAGGCGTTCCTGAAGGAGTTGCGCGAGCACGTCTCCCGCAAGCTCGGGCCGATCGCCAAGCCGCGGCAGATCATGATCGTTCCCGAACTGCCCAAGACCCGCTCGGGCAAGATCATGCGGCGGCTGCTGCGCGACGTGGCGGAGAACCGGAGCGTCGGCGACGTGTCGACGCTCGCCGACAGCACCGTCATGGACCTGATCTCGTCCAAGCTTCCCGAGGCCAAGCCCGAGGACTGAACGCTCTAGGACGGGGCGGAACGCGGTTGTTCGTCCGCGTTCCGCCCCGTTTTTTCGTGCCCCCTTATCCACAGAACCGAGTTCGACTTTCTCCCGACTGCGGCCGTGAGCAGGCTGAAGTCCGGGCGCCGAGCCGTGCGCCTCCGACGGAGGGAGAACTCATGCGCAGGTGGGAACGGTGCCGGAGCCGCGCGCGGGACCTCGGCATGTCCACGGCCGAGTACGCGATCGGGACGGTCGCGGCGGCGGCCTTCGCCGGGATCCTCTACAAGGTCGTCACGATGGACGCGGTGAAGACCGCCTTGCTGGGGGTCGTGCAGCAGGCGCTCCGGCTCGGGGAATGAGGCGCCGTCGTGACGCGGGCATGGCGACGGCCGAGATCGCGATGGCGCTCCCCGCGCTGGTCCTGGTGGCGGCGATCGTGCTGTGGGGCGAGACGGTGGCGTCCGTCCGGCTCGCCTGCTCCGATGCCGCCCGCAGCGGCGCGCGGGCCGCCGCGCGCGGCGAGTCGCTCTCCGCGGTGCGGTCGCTCGTGGAGCGCGCCGTGCCGCGGGGGGCGAGGGTGACCGTGCGCCGTGACGGCGAGGCGTCGCGGGTGGAGGTGGCCGTGCCGGTGCCGCCTCCGGTCGCGGCGGGCCTTCCGGCGCTGACCGTGACGGCGCGCGCGGTGGCCGCCACCGAACCAGGAGCCGACTCCGTCCCGGCAACCGACCTCTCCCCTTGAAGGACGGGACACGGCTCTCGGTGGACGGTCGGCCCGGGTTCCTCGAACGCGGGGCCTGGGTCGACCGCCGCTGACCGCCGCTGACCGGCGCCGACCGCCGCCGGGCGGGCGGGCGGGCGGCAGGAAGAAAGCACGCCGTTCGCGCTGGGAAGACCGGTGATCACAAGGGCGCGCGGTGAGACCACACCGGGTTCTTGGGGGGACGGCAACCTGCTCGCCGTTCGGAGCACGGAGAGCTGGGTGGGAGCACGGAGAGCTGGGTGGGAGCACGGAGAGCTGGGTGGGAGGACGGGGATCTGGGTGAAAGGGAGGAGTGAAGGGTGCGGCGACGGAGTGATCGGGGGTCGGGGACGGTGTGGGTCGTGGCCTTCATGGGGGTCGTCTGGGCCGTGGGGGTGGCCGCCATTGCCGTCGGCGGCGTCCGGGGTGCCCGGGCGCGGGCGGAGGCGGCGGCGGACTTCGCCGCCTTGGCTGGGGCGGGGCAGTTGGGCGGGGACGGTCGAATGTGCCGCAAGGCGCGGGACGTGGCGGCGGCCTCGGGTGGGCGGCTGGTCTCGTGCGTCGCCCACGGCGGGATCGTGGACGTCGCGGTGGCCGCGAACGTGCGGATGCCGCTGGGGCTGGGGGAGCGGCGGATCGTGGTGCGGTCGCGGGCTGGTCCCGTCCGGAGCGACCGCGTACCCTGAGCACTGCCCGTTGCACTTTCTGTCAATAGATGCGAAGTTGAGGGGTGTTAGCTGCGTCTTTGTCATCGTTCCGTGACGTCAATGGCCTGACGGTGGGTTACGCTGCGGTATTCCCAGGGCAGTCGACGCACGCGGTGACCCCGGCCGCGCTCCGCCCCCGACCCCGCCGTGCGACGCCCGAGCGTCAGCCGGCAGGCCATCCGACGAAGGGACTGAGGTCGTGACCGCGATTCGCAGGATCGGTGCGGTGATGCTCGTTGCACCCCTCGCGATGGGCATCCCGGTCTTCGTCGGCGCCGCGCCCGCCTCGGCCTCCACCGGCGTCACGGCCCCGGCGAACGGCGCCGTCGTCCGCAGCGGCGGTTCGGTGACGGCCAAGGCGACGTTCGACGGCTCG
Proteins encoded in this region:
- a CDS encoding TadE family type IV pilus minor pilin encodes the protein MRRRRDAGMATAEIAMALPALVLVAAIVLWGETVASVRLACSDAARSGARAAARGESLSAVRSLVERAVPRGARVTVRRDGEASRVEVAVPVPPPVAAGLPALTVTARAVAATEPGADSVPATDLSP
- a CDS encoding Rv3654c family TadE-like protein, giving the protein MRRRSDRGSGTVWVVAFMGVVWAVGVAAIAVGGVRGARARAEAAADFAALAGAGQLGGDGRMCRKARDVAAASGGRLVSCVAHGGIVDVAVAANVRMPLGLGERRIVVRSRAGPVRSDRVP
- a CDS encoding DUF4244 domain-containing protein, translating into MRRWERCRSRARDLGMSTAEYAIGTVAAAAFAGILYKVVTMDAVKTALLGVVQQALRLGE